The Polynucleobacter sp. MWH-UH2A DNA segment CGTTTGGCAGAAGATGAATAAAGCTACAGAGGGTAAAGGTAAGTTTGAGTTCTTATCTACCCACCCTTCTGGCGATACCAGGATAGAACAGCTTAGAGAGCTAATGCCGGCTGTAGAGCCGTTATATTTAGCTGCAAATAATCAAAATACAAATCAATTCATCCAAAAACAAAAGAAGTAGTTGAGTTTCTAATTATTTTTTGTTCTGCGCGCCAGCAGGATTTGGAGCTTGGCTAGTTTGACTGGCAGGGGCTGCTGGTGGGATAGGTGTAGTCTTTGGTGCCACTGGAGCTGCAGGTGCAGGTGCAGTTGGGTTTGGTTTAACGCTCCCAGTAGCGGATGTTGGAGATTTGGCGTCAAACGGATTAAATCCCAACCCTGCCGAATAGGCCGGCATAGCTACCAATAGAGAAATCAGGATTGCTGAAATTTTGTGCATTACAGCATTCTGACATAGTTCACAGGGATTTGCATTAATACGGCACAAAATATGCAATATTCTTAAGAAATTTGGTTTTTTGCCCTTTTGATTGCACTACTAGCCTCGCTAAGCAACTGGAAATTGCTGTTGCTTACTCTACTCGTAAGGTCGGCTTTGTAACGCTCGCGTTGAAGCCATTCAACAATTCCAACGGCTATCAAGGCAATGAGGATATAAGAAGCAAAGACAAATCCGTCCTGCGGGGTCGGCACATCAAATGAGTCAAATGGTGGGACAAAGAAAAAGAAGGCCAAAGGAACCGACAAAACAATTGTCAAGATACTGGGCACATAGCCATAAAAAAGAGCGATGACAATAGTATTTAGGATAAAAAATGTCATGGGAATATTGGCCTGCAAAAACCCGTGCAAGCTAAAACGTATGCAAAATGCAACAAAAACCCCGAATACTGCAAAGAAGTAGGCTTCAGCGCCACTTTTTGCCCACCGTCTCGAATTTAGTATTTTCATGGGTAATAATGAAGTCTTATTAAATGGGCCAATTTAAGCACCCGTATGAGCGATTTATCAAGTAAAAAAGAACAATTCGAATCATTCTATCAAGGTAAAACGGGGCATACAGTAGTTTTGCTTCCAGGCCTTTGTGGGTCAGCTCTAGAGATGGGTGCAATTCCTCGCTTGTTGCAGCAATCTGATTTAACCTATGTAATTCCTAAAATACCCGGTTATTCGGCGCATACCGCCCTAACTGATTACCCAGAATGGATTGAGTTTGTAGATCAATTGGTAACGGATTTGCAGGAAAGTCATGAGGCTATCTCGCTCGTGGGCCTCAGCATGGGGGCAACCTTAGCAATTTCTGTTGCTAGCAGGAATCAGAAAATTCAAAGCTTATGTCTTTTGTCGCCAGTGCTGTTTTTTGATGGATGGTCAGTTCCCTGGTACTACCCTTTTCTTTCCCTCATATATAAGATTGGAATACGAAATTGGCATTACAAGGAATCAGAGCCATTTGGTGTAAAGAATAAAGAATTAAGGCGTCATATCCGAAAGGCCGTACTAGCTAATAATGTTAGCGAGTTAGGGGCCGCCCATTTGCCTGCCAAGCATCTTTATCAATCACTCCAATTAATCAAAGATGCAAAAAAATCATTAGGCGAGATCACGGCTAATACATTAATTATTCATGCAATTGATGATGAGACTGCGTCACCAAAAAATCCAGATCTTATCCTTCATGGAATTTCATCTGAAACCAGAAGAGTTATTTGGCTTGGTAATTCGTATCACATGATTACCGTAGATAATGAAAGAGAAATTGTTGCTAATGAAGTAATTAACTTCATCGCGCAATGTAATGAGAGATC contains these protein-coding regions:
- a CDS encoding DUF4118 domain-containing protein, encoding MKILNSRRWAKSGAEAYFFAVFGVFVAFCIRFSLHGFLQANIPMTFFILNTIVIALFYGYVPSILTIVLSVPLAFFFFVPPFDSFDVPTPQDGFVFASYILIALIAVGIVEWLQRERYKADLTSRVSNSNFQLLSEASSAIKRAKNQIS
- a CDS encoding carboxylesterase, which codes for MSDLSSKKEQFESFYQGKTGHTVVLLPGLCGSALEMGAIPRLLQQSDLTYVIPKIPGYSAHTALTDYPEWIEFVDQLVTDLQESHEAISLVGLSMGATLAISVASRNQKIQSLCLLSPVLFFDGWSVPWYYPFLSLIYKIGIRNWHYKESEPFGVKNKELRRHIRKAVLANNVSELGAAHLPAKHLYQSLQLIKDAKKSLGEITANTLIIHAIDDETASPKNPDLILHGISSETRRVIWLGNSYHMITVDNEREIVANEVINFIAQCNERSTLAKTLNYNTPNLIIKNRLTNQRVI